A region of Culicoides brevitarsis isolate CSIRO-B50_1 chromosome 1, AGI_CSIRO_Cbre_v1, whole genome shotgun sequence DNA encodes the following proteins:
- the LOC134827633 gene encoding F-box/LRR-repeat protein 14, whose product MTHLQFPPSLYYLQDSFHAHLPPAGMQQYHGPSYPAHLLQQTSNAFNFARGFPHFSTFSNVSTTTSASDSVAADMMDAEDEEDGRTKITNLYPEILTIIFSKLDLQSKGRVARVCSGWRDAVYAKSCWKGIEAKLHLRKGSQALFSSLIKRGIRRVHILSLKRSLKDVVVSLPNLESLNLSGTYNITDVAITQAFSLMLPNLRVLDMSLCKQVTDTSIGQVAHHIPNLEVLDLAGCGNITNTGLLLIAWGLKSLKRLNLRSCWHISDQGIGHLAGMTKDKADGTRSLEHLGLQDCQHLTDDALKYIAEGLPSLKSINLSFCVSITDQGLRHLNKMSTLEALNLSACDNITDCGIAYLLDGVTTLQTLEMSFCDKIGDAALNHIANTLFQLKVLSLNACRITDVGLIRVARAIHDLEVLNVGQCCAITDQSVAVLSEELQNLRAIDIYGCTKITSEGLSIIVKLPKLEHLNLGLWHKR is encoded by the exons ATGACGCATCTTCAGTTTCCTCCGTCTCTTTATTATTTGCAAGACTCGTTTCATGCACATCTACCACCCGCGGGGATGCAACAATACCATGGCCCGTCGTATCCGGCGCATTTGTTGCAACAAACCTCGAATGCCTTCAATTTTGCGCGTGGCTTTCCGCATTTCTCGACATTTTCCAACGTTTCGACGACGACAAGTGCATCAGATTCCGTTGCAGCTGACATGATGGATGCCGAGGATGAGGAAGATGGACgaacaaaaatcacaaatttgtaTCCCGAAATACTGACAATCATTTTCAGTAAGCTCGATTTGCAGAGTAAAGGGCGCGTTGCgagg gttTGCAGCGGATGGCGTGATGCAGTTTACGCGAAATCCTGTTGGAAGGGCATCGAAGCGAAATTGCATTTGCGCAAGGGTTCGCAAGCCTTGTTTTCGTCTCTCATCAAGCGGGGAATTCGTCGCGTGCACATTCTCTCGCTGAAACGCTCACTCAAAGACGTGGTTGTATCGTTACCGAACCTGGAATCGCTAAATCTCAGTGGTACCTATAACATTACCGACGTTGCCATAACGCAAGCTTTCAGTCTGATGCTCCCGAATTTGCGGGTACTTGACATGTCGTTGTGCAAACAAGTCACAGACACGTCAATTGGGCAAGTAGCGCATCACATCCCGAATTTGGAGGTTTTGGACTTGGCTGGATGCGGAAATATCACAAATACGGGACTTTTGCTCATCGCGTGGGGCCTTAAATCGCTAAAACGACTGAATTTGCGTTCGTGCTGGCACATTTCCGATCAGGGCATCGGACATTTGGCGGGCATGACGAAAGACAAAGCCGATGGCACCCGAAGTTTGGAGCATCTCGGATTGCAAGATTGCCAACATTTGACTGATGATGCCTTGAAATACATCGCCGAAGGCTTGCCATCGCTCAAAAGCATCAATTTGTCGTTTTGCGTCTCGATTACGGATCAGGGATTGCGACACTTGAACAAAATGTCGACACTGGAGGCACTTAATCTGAGTGCGTGTGATAACATTACGGATTGCGGCATCGCGTACCTGCTCGATGGCGTAACGACGTTGCAAACGCTGGAAATgagtttttgtgataaaattggGGATGCGGCTCTCAATCACATTGCCAATACGCTGTTTCAGCTGAAAGTGTTGAGCTTGAATGCGTGCCGCATTACGGATGTCGGGTTAATTCGCGTCGCGCGTGCCATACACGACCTTGAAGTATTGAATGTCGGACAATGTTGCGCCATTACGGATCAAAGTGTGGCGGTTTTGTCCGAGGAATTACAGAATTTACGTGCCATTGACATTTATGGTTGTACCAAAATCACCTCCGAAGGCTTAAGTATCATCGTCAAGTTGCCAAAACTCGAACATCTCAATTTGGGATTGTGGCACAAAAGATga
- the LOC134827554 gene encoding uncharacterized protein LOC134827554, translated as MKISTTTCALPMLAILFAVFSTSLAIRCYQCSSATDMKGVDSCGAYKAFNRSQHIAIECNSDESHMPGSFCMKVVNQSPRGFIWDGRWRQVIRRCASVAETGVTGVCNWGVYENGVYWEECYCAEDQCNKASSMIVTPLMFLSVVIYAILR; from the exons atgaaaatttcaacgACAACCTGTGCCTTACCGATGCTCGCGATACTCTTCGCCGTCTTCAGCacaa GTCTCGCCATCCGATGTTATCAGTGCTCCTCGGCGACAGACATGAAGGGCGTCGACAGCTGCGGCGCGTACAAAGCCTTTAATCGCTCGCAACACATCGCCATCGAATGCAACAGCGACGAATCGCACATGCCCGGATCGTTTTGCATGAAAGTCGTTAATCAGAGTCCTCGAGGATTCATTT GGGACGGAAGATGGCGTCAAGTAATCCGTCGATGTGCATCGGTAGCTGAAACAGGTGTCACGGGAGTGTGTAATTGGGGCGTTTACGAGAACGGCGTTTATTGGGAGGAATGTTATTGTGCCGAAGATCAATGTAACAAAGCCTCGTCGATGATTGTGACGCCTCTGATGTTCTTATCTGTCGTAATTTATGCGATTCTGCgttga
- the LOC134827548 gene encoding small ribosomal subunit protein uS7, with protein sequence MADTETWQEEGQDFDAPVQVLDTAVVAQTAELPDIKLFGKWSCDDVQVSDMSLQDYIAVKEKHARYLPHSAGRYAAKRFRKAQCPIVERLTNSLMMKGRNNGKKLMTVRIVKHAFEIIHLLTGENPLQILVSAIINSGPREDSTRIGRAGTVRRQAVDVSPLRRVNQAIWLLCTGAREAAFRNIKTIAECLADELINAAKGSSNSYAIKKKDELERVAKSNR encoded by the exons ATGGCTGATACCGAAACATGGCAAGAAGAAGGTCAGGACTTTGATGCTCCTGTCCAAGTATTAGATACTGCTGTCGTCGCCCAAACAGCTGAATTGCCCGACATTAAGTTGTTCGGAAAATGGAGCTGCGATGACGTTCAAGTCTCCGATATGTCTCTTCAA GATTACATCGCCGTTAAAGAGAAGCACGCTCGTTATTTGCCTCACTCCGCAGGTCGTTATGCCGCCAAACGTTTCCGCAAGGCTCAATGCCCCATTGTCGAGCGTCTTACCAACTCCTTGATGATGAAGGGACGCAACAACGGCAAGAAATTGATGACAGTTCGCATCGTCAAGCACGCCTTTGAGATCATCCATTTGCTAACTGGCGAAAATCCATTACAG atCTTGGTCTCAGCTATCATCAACTCAGGCCCACGTGAAGATTCTACACGTATCGGTCGTGCAGGAACTGTTCGTCGTCAAGCTGTTGATGTCTCTCCATTGCGTCGTGTCAACcaa gCTATCTGGTTGTTGTGCACGGGAGCCCGCGAAGCTGCATTCCGTAACATCAAGACAATCGCTGAATGCTTAGCCGATGAATTGATCAACGCAGCCAAGGGATCATCAAACTCGTACGCTATCAAGAAGAAGGACGAATTGGAACGTGTTGCCAAGTCTAAccgttaa
- the LOC134838178 gene encoding N-alpha-acetyltransferase 40 encodes MSHMKYDDVSMQQRYIEKAQRSSNPLKETSEGTKFAEFQHNDTHFTIQCKLKSELDSKVTKWAFKLAEKNVGNYFKNCKEGWQPKIKQNDLNKNWARYLIATDKATKKNVAYAMFRFDLDYGSSVLYCYELQVESEYQRKGLGAFMMKALECIAEHFKMEKLVLTVLKNNPDACRFYDKLGYKKDETSPDDEAYEILSKVFIENQNSTERHALA; translated from the exons ATGTCTCACATGAAATACGACGACGTCAGTATGCAACAACGGTACATCGAGAAGGCCCAACGTTCGTCAAATCCCCTGAAAGAGACTTCCGAAGGCACCAAATTCGCAGAATTCCAACACAATGACACGCATTTCACGATTCAATGCAAGCTGAAATCCGAATTAGACTCAAAAGTCACAAAATGGGCCTTTAAATTGGCGGAAAAGAATgtcggaaattattttaagaactgCAAGGAGGGATGGCAGcccaaaattaaacaaaatgatTTGAACAAGAATTGGGCAAGGTATTTAATTGCCACAGACAAAGCGACGAAGAAAAATGTAGCTTATGCGATGTTCCGGTTTGACTTGGATTACGGCTCAAGTGTCTTGTATTG cTATGAATTGCAAGTCGAAAGCGAATATCAGAGAAAAGGTCTCGGAGCGTTCATGATGAAAGCCCTCGAATGCATCGCGGAGCATTTTAAGATGGAAAAATTGGTATTAACTGTTTTGAAGAACAATCCAGATGCCTGTCGATTTTACGATAAACTCGG ttacaaAAAGGACGAAACCTCACCGGATGACGAAGCATACGAGATTTTGAGCAaagttttcattgaaaatcaaaactcGACTGAACGACATGCTCTCgcttaa
- the LOC134838314 gene encoding DNA-directed RNA polymerases I, II, and III subunit RPABC3, with translation MAGVLFEDIFNVKDMDPEGKKFDRCSRLHCESESFKMDLILDINSWVYPMELGDKFRLVLATTLHEDGTPASQEYNAAEIEGSRADNFEYVMFGKVYRLEGDDSEASSRLSAYVSFGGLLMRLQGDANNLHGFEVDQQMYLLMKKLAF, from the coding sequence ATGGCTGGAGTGTTATTCGAGGACATTTTCAACGTCAAAGACATGGATcccgaaggaaaaaaattcgatcgTTGCTCGCGTCTCCATTGCGAATCCGAATCCTTCAAAATGGACTTGATTCTCGACATCAATTCATGGGTCTATCCCATGGAACTGGGCGACAAATTCCGTCTTGTACTCGCAACAACGCTCCATGAAGACGGAACGCCCGCTTCGCAGGAATACAATGCGGCGGAAATTGAAGGATCGCGTGCCGACAACTTTGAGTACGTGATGTTCGGGAAAGTTTATCGACTCGAGGGCGACGACAGTGAAGCTTCGAGCAGATTATCGGCTTACGTTTCGTTCGGCGGACTGCTGATGCGATTACAGGGCGACGCAAATAACTTGCACGGATTCGAAGTTGACCAACAAATGTACTTGTTAATGAAGAAATTggcgttttaa
- the LOC134838313 gene encoding COP9 signalosome complex subunit 7 codes for MKNDDGTASDVNITSSSSAVATSSCPASGNSQNFVTQNPNSLLSEHYVQLMRKATTAEQTVDVIRQALEATGVHVFGELLHMPNVQALEKSEHAKSYHTLNVFAYGTYRQYLQQKDNLLDLTPVMKKKLQHLTIVSMAIKCKCIPYSSLLDELDIKHVRDLEDLIIEAIYADIIHGKLDQKNKQLEVDNAIGRDIQPGDVSQICNTLQEWCDSCETVLACIEEQIRRANSEKQKRIKHKDAVDKEIVNLKKAIKTASNETDGDCVMVGDSREASSGHEVRKKPSKSSKSGKASGSSVRLHI; via the exons ATGAAAAACGACGACGGCACCGCCTCCGATGTCAATATCACATCATCATCTTCCGCCGTAGCGACTTCATCTTGTCCGGCATCGGGCAATAGTCAAAACTTTGTCACACAAAACCCAAACAGTCTGCTGTCGGAGCACTATGTGCAGCTAATGCGAAAAGCCACAACCGCCGAACAGACTGTCGATGTCATCCGGCAGGCGTTGGAAGCGACGGGCGTGCATGTTTTCGGGGAATTGTTGCATATGCCGAATGTGCAAGCG ttgGAAAAAAGTGAACATGCCAAGTCGTATCACACGCTCAACGTATTCGCCTATGGCACGTATCGTCAGTACTTGCAACAAAAGGACAATTTATTGGACCTGACACCTGTGATGAAGAAGAAACTACAACATCTAACCATTGTCTCGATGGCAATCAAATGCAAATGCATCCCGTACAGTAGTTTGCTCGACGAATTAGATATTAAACACGTTAGGGACTTAGAGGACTTAATTATCGAAGCAATTTATGCTg aCATAATCCATGGGAAATTAgaccaaaaaaacaaacagtTGGAAGTGGATAACGCGATTGGGCGTGATATTCAGCCAGGAGACGTCAGTCAAATTTGCAACACATTGCAAGAATGGTGCGATTCGTGTGAAACTGTCTTGGCATGCATTGAGGAACAGATCCGTCGAGCCAATTCTGAAAAGCAGAAACGCATTAAACATAAAGATGCTGTCGATAAAgag ATTGTTAACTTGAAGAAAGCAATAAAAACAGCATCCAACGAAACAGATGGCGATTGCGTAATGGTAGGCGATTCACGTGAAGCATCCAGCGGGCATGAAGTTCGTAAAAAGCCTTCGAAATCATCGAAGAGCGGCAAAGCATCGG GCAGTAGCGTGCGACTCCACATTTGA
- the LOC134836783 gene encoding TAR DNA-binding protein 43-like, which produces MSSVEYVPVAEDEGDEPIELPCEDDGTLLLSTLQGQYPGATGLKYRNPENKAIRGVRLSEGRLHPPTSEGWTTTSTVFIAVFPKENKRKSDDSLENTTAKTKRMETKLKCTDLIVLGLPWKTTEQSLREYFESFGEVLMAQVKKDTKSGQSKGFGFIRFASHEAQIRVLAQRHMIEGRWCEVKIPNSKEGMIQQVPCKVFVGRCTEDLTADDLKEYFSKFGEVTDVFIPRPFRAFSFVTFLDPEVAQSLCGEDHIIKGVSVHVSNAAPKNESNRNQQPNNMNGGGNMPGGGHMGNMRDGGRGPRGNQANQGPSSGGMNHQGYDRMNSYGGDQGGYGNNGGQGSKGNGWSNQNNRNNLDMPNLQALGIGPQGPNNSNQGQNMNNPLGLNLNALPLNPAIVAAALNQWGLIGGGNMQNTPDQSFSNNSGPPGPNPAQNSNGGGFMNWMGAGTNAGAGNTNNSGGDHPQPPIKGGSQPWGK; this is translated from the exons ATGAGCTCTGTCGAATACGTGCCCGTGGCTGAAGACGAAGGCGATGAACCCATAGAGTTGCCATGCGAAGACGACGGAACGCTGTTGTTGTCGACGTTGCAGGGACAATATCCGGGAGCGACGGGACTGAAATATCGCAATCCCGAAAATAAGGCAATTCGTGGCGTGCGATTGAGTGAGGGGAGATTGCATCCGCCAACGAGTGAAGGATGGACAACTACGAGTACTGTTTTTATTGCGGTGTTTCcgaaag aaaacaagagaaaaagtgACGACAGTTTGGAAAATACAACCGCCAAGACAAAGCGCATGGAAACGAAGCTCAAATGCACAGACTTGATTGTTCTCGGGCTCCCATGGAAAACAACGGAACAATCGTTACGCGAATATTTCGAGTCTTTCGGCGAAGTCTTGATGGCTCAAGtgaaaaaagatacaaaatccGGGCAATCCAAGGGTTTCGGCTTCATTCGTTTCGCCTCGCACGAAGCCCAAATTCGCGTTCTCGCGCAACGTCACATGATCGAAGGTCGTTGGTGCGAAGTAAAGATCCCCAACTCGAAAGAGGGCATGATCCAACAAGTGCCATGCAAAGTTTTCGTCGGTCGATGCACCGAAGACTTGACTGCCGACGACTTGAAGGAATATTTCAGCAAATTTGGCGAAGTAACGGACGTTTTTATCCCGCGCCCCTTCCGTGCATTTagttttgtgacatttttggaTCCGGAAGTTGCGCAAAGTTTGTGCGGCGAAGATCACATCATCAAGGGCGTTTCGGTGCACGTTTCGAATGCGGCGCCCAAGAACGAGAGCAATCGCAATCAGCAACCAAATAACATGAATGGCGGCGGAAATATGCCCGGCGGAGGTCATATGGGCAATATGCGTGATGGCGGAAGAGGTCCGAGAGGAAATCAAGCGAATCAAGGTCCAAGTAGCGGGGGGATGAATCATCAAGGGTACGATCGCATGAATAGTTATGGCGGCGATCAAGGCGGATATGGGAATAATGGCGGGCAGGGAAGCAAGGGGAACGGATGGAGCAATCAAAATAATCGCAATAATTTGGATATGCCGAATTTGCAGGCGCTCGGAATTGGTCCGCAAGGCCCGAATAACAGCAATCAGggacaaaatatgaataatcCGCTCGGATTGAATCTCAATGCGCTTCCATTGAATCCGGCAATTGTTGCGGCGGCACTCAATCAATGGGGACTCATTGGCGGAGGCAACATGCAAAATACGCCGGATCAGAGTTTCAGCAATAATTCGGGACCTCCGGGACCAAATCCCGCACAAAATTCGAATGGAGGCGGATTTATGAATTGGATGGGCGCAGGCACGAATGCGGGAGCAGGCAATACGAACAACTCGGGCGGAGATCATCCACAGCCTCCAATTAag ggcGGAAGTCAACCATggggaaaataa
- the LOC134837029 gene encoding gastrulation defective protein 1 homolog has translation MNKPKISFGKFRLPGGSDPADKEAEKKTEEPTTSGFGKFSKAIDDIKDDLDSKQIEKAIGFSGFGKKAKNFDIEEMLQTARKNAPRSAPTKNEEENPENEENDDEEEEIIGPLPTLAATSSTKTKEKPKKDESDDEDEDSDVSSDDEDDSLFAQIPSSHEVVMNHGTKAVIALDGDAAGGRLASGSIDYDLNFWDFAGMDKSMRSFRKLQPFENHPIRDLSFSLTGELILVISGSCQAKLLDRDGFEKMECVKGDMYITDMARTKGHIAGLTAGGWHPIRRQEFLTSSQDSTLRIWEVFKKHEHKSVIKTRAQGGLKTSPTSCTYNRDGTLICAGCLDGSIQMWDTRKMFVNTTHCIRDAHQKGNEISSVVFSYVGTQLASRSVDDTMKLWDMRNLKTPMHVFENLPARYDTTNCCFSPNDSMLVTGEALLKGKKTSNISFFDTKTFELVNVIPVTDSHIVKTLWHPKLNQIFVGCGNGIIKGFYDENRSFRGAKLCVNRIYRKKKESEMVGTVQIITPHALPMFRQDRARSHRRKLEKDRQDPVKSKRPDLPITSGQGGRVLEGGGTLSSYVIRNLGLSKRVEDDQDPREAILKFAKEAEENPYWIAPAYQKTQPKPIFKADAEDDDEPDSKKQKTT, from the exons atgaATAAACCTAAAATAAGTTTCGGCAAATTTCGACTTCCGGGAGGTTCAGATCCTGCAGACAAAGAAGCTGAAAAGAAAACAGAAGAACCAACAACTTCag GATTTGGCAAGTTCAGCAAAGCAATCGACGACATAAAAGATGACTTGGACTCAAAACAAATCGAAAAAGCAATCGGATTTTCAGGTTttggaaaaaaagcaaaaaatttcgacATTGAAGAGATGCTTCAAACAGCGAGAAAAAATGCTCCTCGAAGTGCTCCaacgaaaaatgaagaagaaaatcccgaaaatgaagaaaatgacgacgaagaagaggaAATAATTGGACCTTTGCCGACTTTAGCTGCAACTTCAAGtacaaaaacgaaagaaaaacccaaaaaagaCGAATCCGACGACGAAGATGAGGATTCTGACGTCAGTTCTGACGACGAAGACGACTCCCTGTTCGCCCAAATCCCTTCTTCGCACGAAGTTGTCATGAATCACGGCACAAAAGCTGTTATCGCTTTGGATGGCGATGCAGCTGGAGGTCGTTTGGCATCCGGATCCATCGATTACGACTTAAACTTTTGGGATTTCGCGGGAATGGACAAATCCATGAGGAGTTTTCGCAAATTGCAACCTTTTGAGAATCATCCAATTCGTGATTTGAGCTTTTCCTTGACGGGCGAATTGATTCTCGTCATTTCGGGAAGTTGTCAAGCCAAGTTACTCGATCGCGATGGGTTTGAGAAGATGGAATGTGTGAAGGGAGACATGTATATTACGGATATGGCGCGAACAAAGGGACATATTGCGGGTTTGACGGCGGGAGGATGGCATCCGATACGAAGACAAGAGTTTTTAACAAGTTCTCAGGATTCGACACTGAGAATTTGGGAGGTTTTCAAGAAGCACGAACATAAAAGTGTGATAAAAACGAGAGCGCAAGGCGGGTTGAAGACATCGCCGACGTCGTGTACGTATAATAG agATGGAACGTTGATCTGCGCAGGATGTCTCGATGGCTCCATACAAATGTGGGATACGCGAAAGATGTTTGTGAACACGACACATTGCATAAGAGACGCCCATCAAAAaggaaatgaaatttcttccgTCGTTTTCTCTTACGTCGGCACTCAACTCGCCTCTCGTTCCGTCGACGACACCATGAAACTTTGGGATATGCGAAACCTGAAGACTCCAATGCacgttttcgaaaatttaccCGCGAGATACGACACAACCAACTGTTGTTTCTCTCCGAACGACTCGATGCTCGTCACAGGCGAAGCTTTGCTCAAAGGAAAGAAAACCTCCAACATTTCCTTCTTCGACACAAAAACTTTCGAACTCGTCAACGTCATTCCCGTCACAGATTCGCACATCGTGAAAACCCTTTGGCATCCAAAACTGAACCAAATTTTCGTTGGATGCGGAAATGGGATCATCAAAGGTTTTTATGACGAAAATCGAAGCTTTCGTGGCGCTAAACTTTGCGTTAATCGTATTTATCGGAAGAAAAAAGAGTCGGAAATGGTTGGAACAGTGCAAATTATCACGCCGCATGCGTTGCCAATGTTTCGTCAAGATCGCGCAAGAAGTCACCGAAGAAAACTCGAGAAAGATCGACAAGATCCCGTTAAGAGTAAACGACCAGATTTGCCGATTACGAGTGGGCAAGGCGGAAGAGTGCTTGAAGGAGGAGGCACGTTGTCGAGTTATGTCATTCGGAATTTGGGTTTGAGTAAGAGAGTTGAAGACGATCAAGATCCGAGAGAAGCAATCCTGAAATTTGCAAAAGAAGCGGAAGAAAATCCGTATTGGATTGCGCCGGCGTATCAGAAAACGCAACCGAAGCCCATTTTTAAGGCAGATGCGGAAGATGACGACGAACCTGAttcgaagaaacaaaaaacgacgtaa
- the LOC134833048 gene encoding zinc finger HIT domain-containing protein 1, with amino-acid sequence MTSRESNRLRDADKKRVLDEATRKRRARKALEALEQDNFHDDPHADLVMSKKVPKFQDTTDGSSASTSRTRKAKKVKGPDYYKNKYRKNFVQLLEEDKAARPEDECYWSAQAPESKFPSRHFCAVCGFPSPYTCCSCGMRYCSVRCLKTHQDTRCLKWTA; translated from the coding sequence ATGACATCCCGTGAATCGAATCGTTTGCGCGACGCCGACAAAAAACGCGTTTTAGATGAAGCGACGCGTAAACGTCGTGCGAGAAAAGCTCTCGAAGCCTTGGAgcaagataatttccatgatGATCCTCATGCGGATCTCGTAATGTCGAAAAAAGTCCCGAAATTTCAAGATACCACGGATGGCAGCAGCGCAAGTACGTCTCGCACACGCAAAGCAAAGAAGGTAAAAGGTCCGGATTACTACAAAAATAAGTATCGCAAGAATTTCGTGCAGCTCCTCGAGGAAGACAAAGCGGCAAGACCTGAAGATGAGTGTTATTGGAGTGCTCAAGCGCCTGAGTCGAAGTTTCCGAGTCGTCATTTTTGTGCCGTTTGTGGATTTCCGAGTCCGTATACTTGTTGCTCGTGCGGCATGCGATATTGCAGCGTTCGGTGTCTCAAAACGCATCAAGACACGCGTTGTCTCAAATGGACAGCATAA
- the LOC134833041 gene encoding meiotic nuclear division protein 1 homolog, giving the protein MSKRKLTSDDKKSLLLDFFHEKCEVFQLKELEKVAPRTTGIASQGIKDILQKLLDDGLVDTAKIGSSVFYWSYPNKSKTEKITKLQELQKQLTSLEAQVAKLQQEQSLREAEIAKEADENAEIHEIEQKNAELKEKYQKLLDELGPDDPNDKPETWIKMKKDAKNIYDAANRWTDNVFAIKSWCKKKFNCEDAIIDKQFRIPQDFDYLE; this is encoded by the coding sequence atgtcaaAACGTAAATTAACCTCAGACGACAAAAAATCCCTCCTTTTGGacttttttcacgaaaaatgcGAAGTTTTCCAACTGAAAGAGCTCGAAAAAGTCGCTCCTCGTACGACGGGCATCGCTTCGCAAGGCATCAAAGACATTCTTCAAAAGTTACTTGACGACGGGCTTGTCGATACAGCAAAAATCGGCTCCTCCGTGTTCTATTGGTCTTACCCGAACAAgtcaaaaaccgaaaaaatcacaaaattgcaAGAACTTCAAAAGCAACTCACATCATTGGAAGCTCAAGTTGCAAAATTACAGCAAGAACAGTCCCTTCGTGAAGCTGAAATCGCCAAAGAAGCCGACGAAAATGCAGAAATTCAcgaaatcgaacaaaaaaacgccgagttaaaagaaaaatatcaaaaattactcgACGAATTGGGACCGGATGATCCAAACGACAAGCCCGAAACATGGATAAAGATGAAAAAGgatgcgaaaaatatttatgacgcCGCAAATCGATGGACCGACAATGTTTTTGCCATTAAATCTTGGTgcaagaagaaatttaattgcgAAGATGCGATAATCGACAAACAATTTCGCATTCCGCAGGATTTTGATTATCTCGAATGA